From a single Leopardus geoffroyi isolate Oge1 chromosome E1, O.geoffroyi_Oge1_pat1.0, whole genome shotgun sequence genomic region:
- the CCDC182 gene encoding coiled-coil domain-containing protein 182, translating into MEPPYRAGSILMKVNTLQGKKMVESGLQSGDFSLPQSWPSCFPPPADLEILQQKVAGVQRELADFKKEALQAIRDLEVAFCELNGALAQQEEQAARVKQRLREEEDRGVVRNKVLTFLLPREKQLREHCRRLERMLLGSNRDALASPRKIQAN; encoded by the coding sequence ATGGAACCACCCTATCGGGCTGGGTCCATCCTCATGAAGGTGAACACTTTACAAGGGAAGAAGATGGTGGAGAGCGGCCTCCAGTCCGGAGACTTTTCCCTCCCTCAGTCGTGGCCTTCCTGCTTCCCGCCGCCAGCGGACCTGGAGATCCTGCAGCAGAAGGTGGCCGGGGTGCAGCGGGAGCTGGCGGACTTCAAGAAGGAGGCGCTGCAGGCCATCCGTGACCTGGAGGTCGCCTTCTGCGAGCTGAACGGGGCGCTGGCGCAGCAGGAGGAGCAGGCGGCCCGCGTGAAGCAGCggctcagggaggaggaggaccgCGGCGTTGTGCGGAATAAGGTCCTCACCTTCCTGCTGCCCCGCGAGAAGCAGCTCCGGGAGCACTGCAGGCGGCTGGAGCGCATGCTGCTGGGCTCCAACCGCGACGCGCTGGCCAGTCCCAGGAAGATCCAGGCAAACTGA